A genomic segment from Bacteroidota bacterium encodes:
- a CDS encoding DUF1501 domain-containing protein, whose translation MNPRELFSLHETRREFLKRAAQGMGTMALASMLNPADAFAAPSGDPHPAMRFAPKAKRIIYLYQAGGPSHLETFDYKPELARMHGEPMPASLTAGQQIAQLQGQELVCLGPQYGFKRWGKSGQEISEKFPHIGGIADDICIVRSMQTEQINHDPAHTFMNTGSIIQGRPSMGAWLTYGLGVETENLPGFVVLTSEGGGQAQPIAARQWHSGFLPGQHQGVRFQSAGDPVLYATPPDGVSLEGQRSVVNTVQGLNALQNDYVQDPELSTRISQYELAFRMQMSVPELVDFSGEPDYIKQLYGTEGADGTFASNCLLARRLAERGVRFIQLYHRGWDHHGNVKGGVDTVSKLVDQASAALVMDLKQRGMLEDTLVIWGGEFGRTPMGQGQKRDGRDHHIKAFSLWMAGGGIKPGASYGRTDDFGYDVAENPVHVHDLHATILRLMGMDHEKLTYRYQGRDFRLTDVSGHVVRDILA comes from the coding sequence ATGAATCCAAGAGAACTGTTTTCTTTACACGAAACCCGCCGGGAGTTTCTCAAGCGCGCCGCGCAGGGGATGGGTACGATGGCATTGGCATCCATGCTCAATCCGGCAGATGCTTTTGCTGCGCCATCCGGTGACCCGCACCCTGCGATGCGTTTTGCGCCCAAAGCCAAACGTATCATTTACCTGTACCAGGCCGGCGGCCCCTCCCACCTGGAAACATTCGATTACAAACCAGAACTTGCCCGGATGCACGGTGAACCCATGCCGGCGTCGCTAACTGCAGGCCAGCAAATTGCGCAGTTACAAGGGCAAGAGCTTGTGTGTCTTGGGCCGCAATACGGGTTTAAGCGCTGGGGGAAATCAGGCCAGGAGATCTCAGAGAAATTCCCGCATATCGGGGGGATTGCAGATGATATCTGTATTGTGCGTTCGATGCAAACGGAGCAAATCAACCATGATCCGGCGCATACATTTATGAATACCGGCTCGATTATCCAGGGCCGGCCCAGTATGGGCGCATGGTTGACGTATGGGCTGGGCGTGGAAACAGAAAACCTACCCGGGTTTGTGGTACTGACTTCTGAAGGCGGCGGACAGGCACAACCTATCGCAGCGCGGCAGTGGCACAGTGGCTTTTTGCCCGGACAACATCAAGGTGTGCGGTTTCAATCAGCCGGCGACCCTGTGCTCTATGCAACACCGCCCGACGGCGTTTCACTGGAAGGACAGCGGTCGGTTGTGAATACGGTGCAGGGCCTGAATGCGCTACAAAACGACTATGTGCAGGATCCGGAGCTCTCAACACGGATCAGTCAGTACGAGTTGGCATTCCGGATGCAAATGAGTGTCCCGGAACTGGTAGATTTCTCGGGTGAGCCAGACTATATCAAGCAACTTTACGGCACGGAAGGCGCAGACGGTACGTTTGCTTCCAACTGTTTGCTGGCCCGCCGGCTCGCGGAGCGTGGTGTGCGGTTTATCCAACTCTACCACCGCGGCTGGGATCACCACGGCAACGTGAAAGGTGGGGTAGACACCGTTTCGAAATTGGTGGATCAGGCTTCCGCAGCGCTGGTGATGGACCTCAAACAGCGCGGCATGCTCGAAGACACGCTGGTGATTTGGGGCGGAGAATTTGGCCGTACCCCGATGGGACAAGGGCAAAAAAGAGATGGACGCGATCACCACATCAAAGCTTTTTCCCTGTGGATGGCCGGCGGTGGTATCAAGCCCGGCGCATCATATGGCCGTACAGATGACTTTGGCTACGACGTTGCCGAGAACCCCGTACACGTGCACGACCTGCACGCAACCATCCTGCGCCTGATGGGCATGGACCACGAAAAGCTAACCTACCGGTATCAAGGTCGCGACTTCCGTCTTACGGATGTAAGTGGCCATGTTGTGCGCGATATTCTTGCGTGA
- a CDS encoding PQQ-binding-like beta-propeller repeat protein gives MSHITRLCCIACFCLLTACQPSSSQEYVEWTAFGGDKHNSQYSSLDQINRDNVTTLEVAWTYNTGDVAPGQSAQIQFNPIIVDGVMYGASPKFKLFAVDAATGQEKWVFDPYAEAGEPSVFGVSRGVAYWTDGTDARILFGVGPDLYAIDATTGKPDMNFGGDGTVDLRQGLDRDPTGTFWSLNTPGIVYKDLYIVGGRVAEEHPAAPGHVRAYNIRTGERAWIFHTIPHPGEHGYDTWPTDAWETLGGANVWTGMSLDEERGIVYLPTGSASFDFWGGNRHGDNLYANSIVALDAATGERKWHFQVIKHDIWDRDLPAAPNLLTVERDGKKIDAIAQITKSGHVFVLDRETGESLFPLEVLNVPVSELEGELASLTQVLPTKPAPFARQSFLPEDVTTRSPEIAATIRDSLAKLNPATGQFIPPSVKGTIIYPGFDGGGEWGGAAHDPNSGVMYVNGNEMAWVQQMRKIDPEAEMSNFSVGQQVYYYNCANCHGFGQQGAPGYPALLDIAERKTRDEVKLVVENGGGRMPGFAHLEPAEIETVVGYLFDDEQARGTGIAKAPVIKYGHRGYNRFFDEDGYPAVKPPWGTLNAIDLNSGEFLWRVPLGEFEELTAQGMPKTGTENYGGPVATAGNLIFIGASQDEYFRAFDKETGDELWKHKLPAGGYATPATYAIDGKQYVVIAAGGGKMGTPSSDAYVAFALPD, from the coding sequence GTGGCCCCCGGACAATCTGCACAAATCCAATTCAACCCGATCATCGTAGATGGCGTGATGTATGGCGCCTCACCAAAATTCAAGCTGTTTGCCGTTGATGCAGCAACGGGTCAGGAAAAGTGGGTGTTTGATCCTTACGCAGAAGCCGGCGAACCCAGCGTGTTTGGCGTATCTCGCGGCGTTGCCTACTGGACTGACGGCACAGACGCACGCATCCTCTTCGGCGTCGGCCCCGACCTCTACGCGATTGACGCAACAACAGGCAAACCCGACATGAATTTCGGTGGCGATGGCACCGTCGACCTCCGACAAGGACTGGACCGCGATCCTACCGGTACCTTCTGGTCGCTCAATACGCCGGGCATCGTTTACAAAGACCTGTACATCGTCGGTGGCCGTGTGGCGGAAGAACACCCGGCTGCACCCGGACACGTGCGCGCATATAACATTCGAACGGGTGAACGCGCGTGGATTTTCCATACCATCCCACACCCGGGAGAACATGGGTACGATACGTGGCCAACGGATGCATGGGAAACGCTGGGCGGTGCCAATGTTTGGACCGGGATGAGCCTCGATGAAGAACGCGGCATCGTTTACCTGCCAACGGGCTCTGCCTCCTTCGACTTCTGGGGCGGCAACCGGCATGGTGACAACCTGTACGCAAACTCGATCGTTGCCCTTGATGCCGCTACCGGGGAAAGGAAGTGGCACTTCCAGGTCATCAAACACGACATTTGGGACCGCGACCTGCCGGCTGCACCAAACCTCCTCACCGTCGAGCGCGATGGTAAAAAAATTGACGCCATTGCCCAGATTACTAAATCGGGCCATGTCTTTGTACTGGATCGGGAAACCGGGGAATCGCTCTTCCCACTGGAGGTGCTGAATGTACCTGTATCGGAGCTCGAAGGAGAACTGGCTTCGCTCACACAAGTGCTCCCCACAAAGCCGGCACCTTTTGCGCGGCAATCCTTCCTGCCCGAAGACGTCACCACCCGTTCACCTGAAATTGCAGCGACCATCCGCGATAGCCTCGCCAAACTAAATCCGGCTACCGGACAATTCATCCCCCCCAGTGTAAAAGGCACCATCATTTACCCCGGCTTTGACGGCGGCGGTGAATGGGGCGGTGCTGCCCACGACCCCAATTCTGGCGTCATGTACGTGAATGGCAACGAGATGGCGTGGGTGCAGCAAATGCGCAAAATTGACCCGGAAGCTGAGATGTCTAATTTCTCAGTAGGCCAACAGGTTTACTACTACAACTGCGCCAACTGTCACGGCTTTGGCCAGCAGGGTGCACCGGGGTATCCTGCGCTACTGGATATAGCTGAGCGCAAAACCCGCGACGAAGTGAAGCTGGTTGTCGAAAATGGCGGCGGACGCATGCCGGGCTTCGCCCACCTTGAGCCGGCGGAAATCGAAACCGTCGTGGGGTATCTGTTTGATGACGAACAGGCCCGCGGCACAGGTATCGCCAAAGCACCCGTAATCAAATACGGTCATCGTGGCTATAACAGGTTTTTTGATGAGGATGGCTACCCGGCCGTCAAACCACCGTGGGGTACGCTTAACGCGATCGACCTCAACTCGGGTGAGTTCTTGTGGCGTGTGCCGCTGGGTGAATTTGAAGAATTAACCGCACAGGGAATGCCTAAGACAGGTACGGAGAACTACGGCGGACCAGTGGCTACAGCCGGCAACCTGATTTTCATCGGTGCCTCGCAAGACGAGTACTTCCGTGCGTTTGACAAGGAGACGGGAGATGAGTTGTGGAAACATAAGCTCCCGGCAGGTGGCTATGCCACGCCGGCTACTTATGCGATTGATGGCAAGCAGTACGTTGTGATTGCTGCCGGCGGCGGTAAAATGGGTACGCCGTCCAGTGATGCCTATGTGGCATTTGCGTTGCCGGATTGA